The Mangrovibacillus cuniculi sequence AAGCTGATACCAATTCCAGATGTCAGTAACCGTAAGTTCGATGTAGCTAGAAAGTATGAGGATCAAGGTCTAGGAAATGTATTATACACTTGGAGTGTTAACGGGGATTATAAAGAGATCTCTAAGATTTGGAAAGGAGTTCATCCTGAGTCTGGCGAACGTCTCATCGTACAAGAAGGATATCCAAAAGGAGGACCAATTCCTGATCTGGATAACTTACCTGAGGAGTTTGCTCCAGGTATAGATCGGGATGATTATGCTCGAATTGCTAAACGTTTAATGGAAAACTTGTAAATTAGACGATTACAGATCATCTTTTATGACTATACTAGGTCCCATCCCGTAAAAGGAGGGACCATTTTCATGCCTACATTTATTCAATCTACACATGTAGTATATGCTTTTTTTATGATTGCTGGATTTCTATATTTTTGGTGGTTAAGTAGAAAACCAAAAGGTATTCCTCGAATCGAGTATTTGATCGCAATGTTTATCCCGGTTTGGTCTGGAACTATGTATTTAACTATTGCTTATGACATTGGTGTAATTGAGCTTGGAGGTACTCCCGTCTTTTTCGGTAGATATTTGGACTGGCTTATTACCACCCCGTTGTTACTAGTTGCCTTAGCATTAACAGCCATGTTTAGAGAAAAGAAGAAAGACTTCACTATTCTAATTGCGCTAGTGATTGCGGATATTGTCATGATTCTAACTGGTATGGTTGCGGATATCGCAGTTACTTCTTCCAAATGGATTTGGTATAGTATCGGTGTTATTGCATTAATCTGCATTTTCTATTTCGTCTTTGGGCCATTAAACAAAATTGCCAAGCGTGGTGGACCTGACCTTCACAAACATTATCGAATTTGCGCTTTGTATTTATCTTTTTTTTGGATTGCATATCCCGTGTTTTGGGCATTAAGCCCATCTGGTACAGGTGCAGCATCATTGTCTTCTAGTGTCATTGCATTTATTGTTCTACCTATTTTCTCTAAAGTAGGATTCAGTATTTTAGATATTACCGGACTTCGCAAGCTATCTGCTAGGGAACAATAATGCAAAATCACCATATCCCTCTTCATCTAATTTTTGAAGAGGGATAAATCTTAATGCTGCAGAGTTAATACAATACCTCTTCCCAGTAGGTTTAGGACCATCATCAAATACATGGCCTAAATGAGAGTCTGCCTCTTTACTCTTCACTTCTATCCTTGTATTTCTATAAGAGAGATCATATTCTTCTGTCACCATGCCGTATGCAATTGGTTTTTTAAAGGATGGCCATCCACAACCACTATCATATTGGTCTTTCGTTGAAAATAAAGGTTCACCAGAAATTATGTCTACGTATATCCCTTCTTCTTTTTGATCCCAATATGCATTTTCAAAAGGCTGCTCCGTTGCTCCTTCTTGTGTCACTGCGTATTGAATAGGAGTAAGCTTCTTCTTAAGTTCTTCCTTATCTCGTGGCCAATTCTTCTTTAAGAATGCTTCTCTCCCTGATCCTTTTAAATATAGGGCATATCGAAAGGCATTTTTTTGATAAAAATTCTGATGAAACTCCTCTGCTGGATAGAAATCTTCCGCTTTATGAATCGTTACGACAATAGGTTTACCAAAAATCCTACTTTGTTCTAAATTTTGTTTTGACTCGATAGCCGC is a genomic window containing:
- a CDS encoding bacteriorhodopsin produces the protein MPTFIQSTHVVYAFFMIAGFLYFWWLSRKPKGIPRIEYLIAMFIPVWSGTMYLTIAYDIGVIELGGTPVFFGRYLDWLITTPLLLVALALTAMFREKKKDFTILIALVIADIVMILTGMVADIAVTSSKWIWYSIGVIALICIFYFVFGPLNKIAKRGGPDLHKHYRICALYLSFFWIAYPVFWALSPSGTGAASLSSSVIAFIVLPIFSKVGFSILDITGLRKLSAREQ
- the msrB gene encoding peptide-methionine (R)-S-oxide reductase MsrB gives rise to the protein MELAMFGGGCFWCMVKPFDQLPGVKSVTSGYTGGSEDTASYGAVKAGETDHIEVVQMEYDESQISYQQLLDHYWKNIDPTDNGGQFSDRGRMYRPVIYYYTTSQKEAAIESKQNLEQSRIFGKPIVVTIHKAEDFYPAEEFHQNFYQKNAFRYALYLKGSGREAFLKKNWPRDKEELKKKLTPIQYAVTQEGATEQPFENAYWDQKEEGIYVDIISGEPLFSTKDQYDSGCGWPSFKKPIAYGMVTEEYDLSYRNTRIEVKSKEADSHLGHVFDDGPKPTGKRYCINSAALRFIPLQKLDEEGYGDFALLFPSR